In the Candidatus Electrothrix sp. GW3-4 genome, one interval contains:
- the lpxD gene encoding UDP-3-O-(3-hydroxymyristoyl)glucosamine N-acyltransferase, translated as MKTATLGELAAYVHGNVIGDDQISLTTVNSLSLAEPGQLTFINNVKLADKLAESKASACIVPKDFSEADIPLLQVENVDLASARIHNYLLEEAFQATGIHDRAVIGADCSISEQVSIGALVSIGNRVQIGERVKIAPGVVIGDDVQIGDGCVLHANAVVAYGCTLGKRVVLHHGAMIGSDGFGFATDPQTGIHVSKPQVGTVRLDDDVQIGANSCVDRAAFGITHIKSQVRIDNQVMVGHNCVIGENSILVGQSGVAGSSTLGRNVILAARAAVGGHIHLDDGVMVAALAGVHNDQKKGAVVGGVPAVDVKKWGRAAAAFTRLPEMIREVKRLRKEIDRLVSELKPSDKKPCS; from the coding sequence ACAGCCTCAGCCTTGCTGAACCAGGCCAATTGACTTTTATTAATAATGTCAAACTGGCAGATAAATTGGCAGAGAGTAAGGCCTCTGCCTGTATTGTCCCAAAGGATTTTAGCGAGGCGGACATCCCCTTACTCCAGGTAGAGAATGTTGATCTGGCCTCAGCCCGGATCCATAATTATTTACTGGAAGAAGCATTTCAGGCCACCGGAATTCATGACCGGGCCGTTATCGGGGCAGATTGCTCCATCAGCGAGCAGGTCTCCATTGGTGCCTTGGTGAGCATCGGTAACCGGGTCCAAATCGGTGAACGAGTAAAGATTGCCCCCGGAGTTGTCATTGGTGACGATGTGCAGATCGGTGATGGCTGCGTGCTCCATGCCAATGCTGTGGTCGCCTACGGCTGCACCCTTGGCAAGCGGGTTGTTTTGCATCACGGCGCGATGATCGGCAGCGACGGTTTCGGTTTTGCCACAGATCCGCAAACAGGGATCCATGTCAGCAAACCCCAGGTGGGTACCGTACGACTCGACGATGACGTACAGATTGGGGCCAACTCCTGTGTGGACCGGGCAGCCTTTGGCATCACCCATATAAAAAGCCAGGTGCGCATTGATAATCAGGTCATGGTAGGGCATAATTGTGTTATTGGCGAGAACTCCATTCTTGTTGGCCAGTCCGGTGTAGCAGGCAGCTCAACCTTGGGACGCAATGTGATCCTGGCAGCACGGGCAGCGGTTGGAGGCCATATCCACCTTGATGATGGAGTGATGGTGGCTGCCCTTGCCGGGGTGCATAATGATCAGAAAAAAGGCGCTGTTGTTGGTGGCGTTCCGGCGGTTGATGTGAAAAAATGGGGCCGAGCTGCTGCTGCCTTTACCCGTCTTCCAGAGATGATCCGTGAAGTGAAACGCTTGCGAAAAGAGATTGACCGCCTGGTCAGTGAGCTGAAACCCTCTGATAAAAAGCCATGCTCTTAG
- a CDS encoding adenylate/guanylate cyclase domain-containing protein, producing MFSHLRKRCRISPLTLTGGLLTLFFILLAQYDPALLHELRLKSFDLFLRHSPAPLSDPRVIIVDIDSASLEELGQWPWPRKRIAELLKKITSAGPAVVGLDMLFAEPDSSSPHLLATLDGMENAPEAVRDYLQALPDYDQSLARVLDQSPAPVVLGSVFTNSIKGATQGKKNLPRKGNFLFYGHNPLPFLFPFSGVDSSLEIFERTAQGIGFLNIIPDQDSIIRNLPLVVNYREEVYPSLVLSMLRAATGQENIELETDQNGVRAVQIGGYRIPTNMYGELIINFSGPARSLPYVSAHDILSGQFDPTLFRDAYILIGTSAPGLFDLRAVPTDRVFPGVELHGHALNTILSRNFLHRPEWAKGSELLYICCISLFLILVLSRLEAAKGALVVLLLTLVSSAFAHWCMHHYHLLIDLVYPLAATWLLFTVLTFYNFIAGERKIHHLRSTFSHYLSPEVVKELLKKQGDLVLDGEERELSILFSDIRRFTSLAEKMSPDDLCAFLNEYLTPMTEAVMERRGTVDKFIGDAIMAFWNAPLDTPNHVSHTCECALAMLKELAILNSSWSKRGLPEVRIGIGIHCGVARVGNMGSRQRFDYTIMGDSVNLASRLEGLTRLYGADILVSDAVYTILQESDFFFRQIDTVRVLGKSAPVTLYQLIGLRDKQTVERLQEVKAYYAALELYNTGAFFQAAKAFQILKKDYPSDLLYEVYLERCIRIAKNPPAQWNGITDIQRKKGD from the coding sequence ATGTTTTCTCATCTCCGAAAACGGTGCAGGATCAGTCCGCTCACTCTCACAGGGGGGCTGCTTACGCTTTTTTTTATCCTTCTCGCTCAATACGACCCCGCCCTTCTCCATGAATTACGGCTGAAATCCTTTGATCTTTTTCTCCGTCATAGCCCTGCCCCGTTATCCGACCCCAGAGTTATTATTGTTGATATTGATTCAGCGAGCCTGGAAGAACTCGGGCAATGGCCTTGGCCCCGTAAACGCATTGCTGAGCTCCTCAAAAAAATCACCTCAGCAGGCCCTGCTGTTGTCGGCCTTGACATGCTCTTTGCCGAGCCTGACAGTAGTTCACCCCATCTTCTGGCCACCTTGGACGGTATGGAAAATGCCCCGGAGGCGGTGCGAGACTATCTGCAAGCTCTTCCTGATTATGACCAATCGCTTGCCCGCGTCCTGGATCAGAGTCCTGCTCCTGTGGTGCTGGGCTCTGTCTTTACCAACTCAATCAAAGGGGCGACTCAGGGAAAGAAAAATCTCCCTCGAAAAGGCAACTTTCTTTTTTATGGCCATAATCCGTTGCCCTTTCTCTTTCCATTCAGCGGGGTGGATTCCAGCCTGGAGATATTTGAGCGCACTGCCCAAGGAATAGGTTTCTTAAATATTATCCCGGATCAGGACTCCATTATTCGCAACCTTCCCTTGGTGGTTAATTATAGAGAGGAGGTCTATCCCAGCCTGGTCCTCTCCATGCTGCGGGCTGCCACGGGACAAGAAAACATCGAGTTAGAAACGGATCAAAACGGTGTCCGCGCTGTGCAAATAGGGGGGTACCGAATTCCCACCAATATGTACGGAGAACTGATCATCAATTTCAGCGGTCCTGCCCGGAGCCTGCCCTATGTCTCTGCCCACGATATTTTATCCGGCCAATTTGATCCTACCCTTTTTCGGGATGCCTATATCCTGATCGGGACCTCTGCCCCTGGTCTTTTTGATCTTCGGGCAGTGCCTACGGATCGGGTCTTTCCTGGAGTTGAACTGCACGGGCATGCCTTGAATACCATTCTCAGTCGAAATTTTCTTCATCGGCCTGAATGGGCCAAGGGATCTGAGCTCCTCTATATCTGTTGTATAAGCCTGTTCCTGATTCTGGTGCTCTCTCGGCTGGAGGCAGCCAAAGGCGCCCTGGTGGTCCTTCTTCTTACCCTCGTATCGTCTGCCTTTGCGCACTGGTGCATGCATCATTACCATCTCCTGATTGATCTGGTCTACCCGCTGGCAGCCACCTGGCTTCTGTTCACGGTGCTCACCTTTTATAATTTTATTGCCGGAGAACGGAAAATACACCACCTTCGTTCCACCTTTTCCCATTATCTTTCTCCAGAGGTGGTCAAGGAGCTGCTCAAAAAACAGGGTGATCTTGTCCTGGACGGTGAAGAACGGGAGTTAAGTATCCTGTTTTCCGATATCCGCCGTTTCACCTCGTTGGCAGAAAAGATGTCGCCAGACGATCTCTGCGCCTTTCTCAATGAGTATCTCACCCCCATGACCGAGGCAGTGATGGAACGACGGGGCACTGTGGATAAATTTATCGGTGATGCTATTATGGCCTTCTGGAATGCCCCTCTGGATACACCGAATCATGTCTCTCATACCTGCGAATGTGCCCTGGCCATGCTCAAGGAGCTTGCAATACTGAACAGCTCGTGGAGCAAACGAGGCCTTCCTGAAGTTCGGATAGGTATCGGTATTCACTGCGGGGTGGCCCGGGTCGGCAATATGGGCTCTCGGCAGCGTTTTGATTACACGATCATGGGCGATTCAGTCAACCTTGCCTCTCGACTTGAAGGGCTAACCAGGCTCTATGGCGCTGATATATTGGTTAGTGATGCAGTCTATACCATTTTACAGGAAAGCGATTTTTTCTTTCGCCAGATTGACACGGTCAGGGTCCTTGGCAAATCAGCTCCAGTGACCCTGTACCAGCTCATAGGCCTGCGCGACAAGCAGACAGTTGAGCGTCTCCAAGAGGTGAAAGCGTATTACGCGGCCCTTGAGCTGTATAACACAGGGGCGTTTTTCCAAGCGGCCAAAGCCTTCCAGATCCTGAAAAAAGACTATCCCAGCGATCTCCTGTATGAAGTCTATCTTGAACGATGCATCCGGATTGCAAAAAATCCCCCAGCGCAATGGAACGGGATTACCGATATACAGAGAAAAAAAGGCGATTGA
- a CDS encoding NnrU family protein, with protein sequence MTLMIFGWILWCALHSLLISSRVNQWVKEQGGVLQGSYRLFYSLFSALSLIPLLWYQYSLPQEVLFSWAGWLRIPQGILLAYALAMLYGGNKVYDVNYLIGIRQWQSYQRGEDISPLPFRCEGALAYVRHPWYSSGLPILWTVGPLTDANLPARIILTCYLIIGTLLEERKLAKELGEPYLRYQKQVPMLIPWKGRVKLSD encoded by the coding sequence ATGACTCTCATGATTTTTGGCTGGATTCTCTGGTGCGCCCTGCACAGCCTGCTCATCAGCAGCAGGGTGAACCAATGGGTCAAGGAGCAGGGAGGCGTACTGCAAGGAAGCTACCGGCTGTTCTACAGCCTGTTTTCCGCCCTCAGCCTCATTCCATTGCTCTGGTACCAGTACAGTCTGCCCCAGGAGGTGCTTTTTTCCTGGGCTGGCTGGTTGCGCATCCCCCAGGGAATACTCCTGGCCTATGCCCTGGCCATGCTCTATGGGGGCAATAAGGTTTATGATGTGAACTACCTTATTGGAATCAGACAGTGGCAAAGCTATCAACGAGGAGAGGATATTTCTCCCCTGCCTTTCCGCTGTGAAGGGGCCCTGGCCTATGTGCGCCATCCCTGGTACAGCAGTGGTCTGCCCATCCTCTGGACCGTGGGCCCGCTCACGGATGCCAATCTGCCTGCCCGGATTATCCTCACCTGTTATCTCATTATTGGTACCCTGCTGGAGGAACGGAAGCTGGCCAAAGAACTCGGAGAGCCCTATCTGCGCTATCAAAAGCAGGTGCCCATGCTGATCCCCTGGAAAGGACGGGTAAAGCTCTCTGATTAA
- a CDS encoding FecR family protein has translation MPITLSLLRKVITVGMIFLLPTTSFSIDSSTLLQFLGTEHTPRVSLLPTSLPLADSFKPGTNPYAGTVAQIQGTAYVYHQGGTVAYKLMTNIPLFSGDTLVTGEKSRITLQMADDTILSLAAQTKLTIDKSLPRMKVRDTVLQLFFGRIRALVKKLAGEYIINTPNSSVGVRGTDFAVVVALAPKSRMAGWRKKVPAGLLTAVLTGQAPSTVELVGRFGSSIMVKPFSVAGIATGSRAEEAMYVGPAAIPLLQQIAPQEAFQSYLPKKPAPAAAPCWPFSGTAKGLTYFKVCTPGEKPSS, from the coding sequence ATGCCAATAACTCTCTCGCTGCTCAGAAAGGTCATCACCGTGGGGATGATATTCCTTCTTCCAACAACCAGCTTTTCCATTGACAGCAGCACACTGCTCCAATTTCTAGGAACCGAACATACGCCCCGCGTTTCCTTACTACCGACGTCTCTCCCTCTTGCTGACAGTTTTAAACCGGGCACAAACCCGTATGCTGGCACTGTGGCCCAAATACAGGGAACAGCCTATGTCTATCATCAGGGCGGAACCGTTGCCTATAAACTGATGACCAATATCCCCCTCTTCAGCGGTGACACCTTGGTTACCGGAGAAAAAAGCAGGATCACCCTACAGATGGCCGATGATACGATCCTGAGCCTTGCAGCCCAAACCAAGCTGACCATCGACAAATCTCTCCCCAGAATGAAGGTACGGGACACTGTTCTCCAGCTGTTCTTCGGCAGGATCCGAGCTCTGGTGAAAAAACTCGCAGGGGAATATATAATCAACACACCGAACTCCAGTGTTGGTGTGCGAGGAACAGATTTTGCAGTGGTCGTAGCACTTGCTCCAAAGAGCAGGATGGCAGGATGGAGAAAGAAGGTGCCAGCAGGTTTGCTGACAGCGGTGCTTACAGGCCAAGCCCCCTCAACAGTGGAGCTTGTGGGTCGTTTTGGATCCTCAATTATGGTGAAGCCATTCTCCGTTGCCGGAATAGCTACAGGAAGCCGCGCTGAAGAGGCCATGTATGTCGGACCTGCCGCAATCCCTTTATTGCAGCAAATCGCCCCCCAAGAGGCCTTCCAATCCTACCTTCCGAAAAAGCCCGCTCCAGCAGCTGCTCCCTGTTGGCCCTTTTCCGGCACAGCCAAGGGCTTAACATATTTTAAGGTATGCACACCAGGAGAAAAACCGAGCAGCTAG
- a CDS encoding ABC transporter permease has translation MNKQTLAARRWRNFKKNRRGYYSLLIFSLLFGLSLFAEVLSNDKPLLVKYQGQYYFPLLKVYPETVFGGDFETETDYQDPYILEKLTVDGNKVVFPLNPYGYASINLGLDQPVPSPPSQDNILGTDDRGRDVLARLIYGFRLSILFGLALTLIGTFVGIIAGAVQGYFGGKTDLFFQRIIEIWSAMPELYLLIIFFSIFKPSVLLLLLLFSLFGWMGLSDYVRAEFLKGRNMEYVKAAKALGVGNLTIMYRHLLPNGMTPVITFLPFRMSGAILGLTSLDFLGLGVPPPTPSLGELLNQGKANIEAWWLSLTTFTVLVGTLVLLIFIGEALQEAFDPRRQ, from the coding sequence ATGAATAAACAGACGCTTGCGGCTCGCAGATGGAGGAACTTCAAGAAAAATCGAAGAGGCTATTACAGTCTGCTGATCTTCAGCCTTCTTTTTGGACTGTCGCTTTTTGCCGAGGTCTTGAGCAATGATAAACCCTTATTGGTCAAGTATCAGGGCCAATATTATTTTCCCCTGCTCAAGGTCTATCCAGAAACCGTGTTCGGGGGCGATTTTGAGACCGAAACCGATTATCAGGATCCTTATATCCTGGAAAAATTGACGGTTGATGGCAATAAGGTTGTTTTTCCTTTGAACCCCTATGGCTATGCCTCTATTAACCTTGGGCTTGACCAGCCTGTTCCGTCACCGCCCTCTCAGGATAATATTCTTGGCACAGATGACCGGGGCAGGGATGTCCTGGCCCGATTAATCTATGGTTTCCGGCTCTCTATCCTTTTCGGCCTTGCCCTGACCCTCATTGGCACTTTTGTTGGCATAATAGCAGGAGCAGTGCAGGGCTATTTTGGTGGTAAGACGGATTTATTTTTTCAGCGCATTATCGAGATTTGGAGCGCGATGCCAGAGCTCTACCTGCTGATCATCTTTTTTTCGATTTTTAAACCCAGTGTTCTGCTCCTCTTGCTCCTCTTCTCCTTGTTTGGCTGGATGGGTTTATCCGATTACGTGCGGGCTGAATTCCTGAAAGGCCGCAATATGGAGTACGTCAAGGCAGCCAAGGCCTTGGGCGTGGGGAATCTGACCATTATGTACCGTCATCTCCTGCCCAATGGCATGACCCCTGTCATCACCTTTTTGCCCTTTCGCATGTCTGGGGCCATCCTTGGCCTGACCAGTCTGGATTTTCTTGGCCTTGGTGTACCACCGCCTACCCCTAGCCTGGGCGAGCTGCTCAATCAGGGCAAGGCCAATATCGAGGCCTGGTGGCTCTCCTTAACGACCTTTACTGTTTTGGTTGGTACCCTTGTTCTTTTAATTTTTATTGGTGAGGCCCTCCAGGAGGCCTTTGACCCGCGCAGGCAGTAA
- the yejB gene encoding microcin C ABC transporter permease YejB: protein MSLYILKRFLLMIPTLFGVMFITFVITQFVPGGPVEKMMAQIEGRGAGGEAGGGRGGLYQGKQGLDQERIEQLKRIYGFDKPPLQRFFSMMGSYLVFDFGESYYHQKGVAELVISKMPVSMSLGLWTFLIVYSVCIPLGIRKAVQDGSRFDMMTSTIILIGYAIPGFVLGILLIVLFGGGSFWNIFPLRGLISDNWAELSWTGRILDYLWHMVLPIISTSVGSLAVMTMLTKNSFLEEIRKQYVMTARAKGLGDNQVLYRHVFRNAIIPIITGFPGSFITAFFTGALLIETIFSLDGMGLLAYNSVLNRDYPVVLGTLYFFTLIGLIARLLSDLSYVWVDPRISFEKVQ from the coding sequence GTGAGTCTGTACATTCTCAAACGATTTCTGCTCATGATCCCCACCTTGTTCGGGGTCATGTTTATCACCTTTGTCATCACCCAGTTTGTGCCCGGCGGGCCAGTGGAAAAGATGATGGCCCAGATTGAGGGTCGAGGGGCAGGTGGCGAGGCAGGTGGCGGACGTGGGGGCCTCTACCAGGGGAAACAGGGGCTTGATCAGGAGCGGATTGAGCAGCTGAAAAGAATATATGGCTTTGACAAACCGCCCCTGCAGCGTTTTTTCTCCATGATGGGATCGTACTTGGTTTTTGACTTTGGTGAATCCTATTATCATCAGAAGGGGGTTGCGGAACTGGTTATTTCCAAGATGCCGGTTTCCATGTCCTTAGGGCTTTGGACCTTTCTCATTGTGTACTCGGTCTGCATTCCCCTTGGGATCCGCAAGGCGGTTCAGGATGGATCCCGCTTTGATATGATGACCAGCACGATCATTCTTATCGGCTATGCCATCCCCGGCTTTGTCCTGGGAATCCTCCTTATAGTCCTCTTTGGCGGGGGCAGTTTTTGGAATATTTTTCCCTTACGTGGGCTGATCTCGGATAACTGGGCAGAGTTGAGCTGGACAGGAAGGATCCTGGATTATCTCTGGCATATGGTTTTGCCCATTATTTCCACCTCGGTGGGGAGCTTGGCTGTTATGACCATGCTGACCAAGAACTCCTTTTTGGAAGAGATTCGTAAGCAGTACGTTATGACGGCACGGGCCAAGGGACTTGGCGATAATCAGGTCCTGTACCGGCATGTGTTTCGCAATGCCATTATCCCGATTATTACCGGCTTTCCTGGTTCCTTTATTACCGCCTTTTTTACTGGAGCCCTGCTCATAGAGACAATTTTTTCCTTGGATGGTATGGGGTTATTAGCCTATAATTCTGTCCTTAATCGGGATTATCCGGTGGTGTTGGGAACCCTGTATTTTTTCACCCTGATCGGGTTAATTGCCAGACTGCTCTCTGATCTCAGTTATGTCTGGGTTGATCCCAGGATCAGTTTTGAAAAGGTTCAATAA